The genomic window CTCCAGCCGTGTCCAGCGCAGAGCTCGAGCACACGATCGAGGTCGGAGACCGTGAGCGCGATGTGCACGGTGCCGACGTGTGCGGGCGAGCCGGCAGACTCGAGCAGTCGGGGCGGGTCGTACTGCAGCAGCTCTACCCGGTGGGGGCCGAGTGTCACCGTCGCTGCGCGGATGACGGAACCGCGGACGCCGGTCGTCGCCGCCGTGACTTCCCCGTCGAGCGTGAAGGTGCGCTCGAGCACGAACCCGAGACCGGAGCACCACATCACCAACGCGTCGTCGAGGTCGGCCACGGTGAGACCGGAGTGAGCGATGTCGGAGACGAGTGGTGATGCCATGACATCAGTATCGAGCTCCCACACGTCTGCCTGACGGAAGAGGATCCCGACACCCGATCGGCGGCCGGGCGCACCGGGGATGTGTCAGGCTGCCGTCGATGACGATCACGAGCTCCCCGTGGGGTCACCCCCAGCCTGAGCGGTCGCAGATCCACTTGGACGTCGTGCCCGAAGGTGTCCTGCACGGGCTGGCTACGGGCGAGTCGGCGTCGCTCCCCGTGCAGCACGTCTCGCCCTATCTCGCAGGGCCAGACTGCGTCGGGTTGTGGCGCATGAGGAGCCAGCAGATCAGAGAACGCCCCGGCGACGCAGCCTGGATCACTCGTCTGATCGTCGATCCCCGCGTCACGGTTCCCGTCGGACTGGCCGGATTCCACGGGGCCCCGGACGCGGCCGGCATGGTGGAGGTCGGCTACCGTGTGGACCCGGGGTTCCGGCGTCGAGGCTATGCACGAGAGTCGCTCGAGACCCTTCTCGCAGTCGCGCGGCGGCACCCGGACGTGCGGACTGTCCGTGCCACCATCAGCCCGGACAACGCGGCGTCACTCGAGCTCGTCGACAGCTACGGGTTCGTCGAGAACGGCGAGCAGTGGGACGAGGAAGACGGCTTGGAGATCATCTTCGAGACGCCAGCGTAGGCAGCCGTCGTCGTCCAGGCGGCGTCCGCGGAACGATCGCCATCCGATGCGCGCCAGGATCTTCCCGGAGGTGCCGACCCGATCACGGACGCGGGATCGTCAAGGTCCCGGAGCGTGGCACGATCGGGACACGGCAGCGGTCGCCCCCGTCCAGATCGGGCAGGGACACCGCCTCTTCGGGGAGCTGCCCAGCGACGTCGTACTCACGCGCAGGTCTCGGTGTCCACCGCGGGGATCGGCCTACGAGCGCTCCTCGGCATCCTTGATGCCGGCTGCGACGGCACGCCGGATGACCCAGTAGAGCGCGTAGAGAAGGGCGCTCGTGATGACGGCGAAGAGGGCGGCGCTGGTCAACGGGTCCATGGATCAACCGTACGAGGTGTCGTCGGCCGCAGTTCACCTGGCTTCGCCGCAGCGCCGTCGCGGCGCTGCGGGCTCAGGAGCCGGGCAGCGTGACGGCGTACTTGAAGCCGACGTGGGAGTCGACGAAGCCGAGCCTGAGGTAGAACCGGTGGGCGTCTGTGCGAGCGGCGTCCGACGTGAGCTGCACGAGCGGCGCGCGGAGCTCGGGAGCCGCCTCCTCCACGACCCATCTCATGAGCGCGCCGCCGATGCCGGAGGAGCGCCGCGTGCTGTCGACCCTGACCGCCTCGACCAGCAGCCGGGTGCTCCCTCGCCTCGCCATGCCGGGGATGACCGTGAGCTGCAGCGTGCCCACCACCTCCCGGTCCGCGTCCACCGCGACGACGAGGTCGTTGCCCGCGTCGTCGAGGATGCGGCTCAGCGCCGACGAGTACGCGCCCTCGTCCTCCCCGCTGGCGACGTCGCCCCGGCCGGCGCTGACAGGGTCGTCGGCGAGCAGTCGCATGACGGCATGGAGGTCGCCGGGCTCAGCACGCCGGACGAGCACGTCTGCTCCGCGGGCGGACAGGACGACGGGCAGGCTCAGATCGCTGATCATGGTCCATTCTCCGTCGGGCACGTGACGTGCGGGCAGTCTCGGCGGGTCAGCGCTGGTCAGCGCTGGTCAGCGAGCCAGGCCCTGATCGTGTCGACCACCTCGTCGAGGTGCGACTCGAGCAGGAAGTGCCCGCCGTCGACCAGCTCGACACGGGCGCCCGGGGCGTCGCGCTCGAACGCGCGCGCACCGGCGGCGGCGAAGATCTCGTCGTTGCGTCCCCAGACGGCCAGGACGGGGACGCCGGAGGTGCGGAGCCAGTCGTGCACAGCCGGGTACAGCTCGCGGTTGGTCGCGTAGTCGCGGAACAGGTCGAGCTGCACGTCGCCCTGCCCGGGGCGGGCGAGGAGTGCGAGGTCGTGCTCCCACGCGTCGGGGTCGACCGTCGACGGGGCGGGCACCCCGTGGGTGTACTGCCACTCGACGGCCTCTCGACCGAGGGCTGGGCGGAGCGCGTCGCGGGTCTCGTCCGTCCGCTCGGCGGCGTCGGCCCAGATGCCGTCCCAGAAGCTCGGCACGAAGCCCTCCTCGTAGGCGTTGCCGTTCTGCGAGATGACGCCCGTGACGGCGGACGGGTCGGCGAGGGCGAGGCGCCAGCCGATCGGGGCGCCGTAGTCCTGCACGTAGACCGTGTACCGCTCGATGCCGAGCGTGGCGAGGAACCGCGCGGTCACCTCGGCGAGCGCGGCGAACGTGTACTCGAACTCGTCGGCCGACGGCGCGGACGAGCGGCCGAAGCCGATGTGGTCGGGCGCCACGACGCGGTAGCGGTCGGCCAGAGCCGGGATGAGGTGACGGAACATGTGGGAGCTCGACGGGTACCCGTGCAGGAGGAGCAGCACGGGTGCGTCGACGGGCCCTGCCTCCCGGTAGAACACGTCGAGCCCGTCGACGGAGACGGTGCGGTGGTGGACGGCGACCATGTCTAACCCCTTTGGTTTGTTTTACTGGTTAGGCGACGGTAGCATGAGTCCACGTGCCGAACGGTGCGGAGAGGACGGGGACGATGCTCACGGACGAGGAGCTGCTGCTGGCCGTGCTCAACAGCGCCCCGGTGGTGGACGGCCGCCCGACGGACGACCTCGCGGGCGCCTCCGGTCGGGAGCTCGCCGTGAGCTGGGGCGGCGTCGGCACGGCCGACGAGGTCGCCCAGCTCCGCCGCGCCCGTGGGGCTCTGCAGGCCGTGATCCGCGGGACAAGGGCTGGGGCTGGGGCCGAGGCCGAGACCGGGTCCCCGGCCGTCGACGAGCTCGCGGCCGTCGTCGAGGGCGCCGTGCGCACCCCCCAGGTGACGCACGACGGCGTGCGCTGGGAGCTGCAGGCGGCGGACGACGATCGTCTCGCGACGGCCGCCGTGCTCGCGTGGTCGTCCGTGCTCGCCGACTTCCCGGGGCGGCTCCGAGCCTGCGCGAACGACGAGTGCAACCTGTTCCTCGTCGACCACAGCCGCCCCGGCACCGCCAAGTGGTGCTCCATGGCGACCTGCGGCAACAGGATGAAGGCACGGTCGCACGCCAGCCGCGCCCGCAACTGACCGGTCGTCCCGGCCCGCGGCGGAACGAGCAGACTGGGGCAGTCCTCCACGAAGAAAGAAGACTCCCTCATGTCAGCGTTGACAGTCCTGTTCATCGGCGGCACCGGCATCATCAGCTCGGCAGCCGCGGCCCGAGCCGTCGAGCTCGGCCACGACCTCACCGTCCTCAACCGCGGGTCGTCGTCGACCCGGCCCACGCCTCCTGGGGTCGAGGTGCTGACGGGGGACGTGTCCGATCCCGCGTCGATCCGCCGGGCCCTCGGCGACCGGTCGTTCGACGTCGTCGTCGACTTCGTCGCGTTCACCCCCGACCAGGTCCAGGCCGACATCGACCTCTTCACCGGTCGGGCCGGTCAGTACGTCTTCATCAGCTCGGCGTCGGCGTACCAGAAGCCCGTCGCGGCGTTGCCGATCCGTGAGTCGTCTCCGCTCCGCAACCCGTTCTGGCAGTACTCCCGGGACAAGATCGCCTGCGAGGACCTGCTCGTCGGCGCCTACCGGGAGACCGGCTTCCCCGTCACGATCGTCCGGCCGTCGCACACCTACGACCGCACCTCGATCCCCGTGACCGGCGGCTGGACCGTCGTCGACCGGATGCGACGCGGCCGCGAGGTGGTCGTCCCCGGCGACGGGACGTCGCTCTGGACGCTGACCCACCACACCGACTTCGCCCGCGCGTTCGTCGGGCTGCTCGGCCTGCCGGCCGCCGTCGGCGACGTCTTCCACATCACCTCCGACGAGGCCCTGCCCTGGAACCAGATCTACACGACCCTCGCCGCCGCGGCGGGCGTCGACGACCCGGCGCTCGTCCACGTGGCGAGCGAGAGCGTCGCCGCCGTCGAGCCGGAGTGGGGCCCAGGGCTCCTGGGCGACAAGGCGCACTCGGTCGTGTTCGACAACGCGAAGGTCAAGGCGTTCGTCCCCGGCTGGCAGGCGACGACGTCGTGGGCCACGGGCGCGCGCGAGCTCGTCGAGTGGTACGACGGCGACGCCTCGCGTCGCGAGGTCGACCCGGCGACGGAGGCGGCCTTCGAGCGGCTCCTCGCCGGAGCTCGCGCCTTCGGCTCCTGAGCGGGACGGCGGTGCCGCATCACGTTCCGGGCATCACGTCGCGTCACGGCGGGACGCGACGCTCGGAACGTGATGTGACACGGGAGGCGCGGCCCGGGAGACGCGGCACGGGAGACGCGACCCGGGAGGCGCCACACGGGACCATGGGCCCCGCGGCTCAGCAGCAGTCGCAGGCCTCGACCTGGCGCTCGCCCGTCAGGGCCGAGACGGGGGTCGTGCAGGAGTCGCCACGCCAGGCCTCGAGGCCCTCGCGCACGGCGAAGACGACGATGACGAGCCCGGCCACGGGGTCGGCCCAGGTCCAGCCGAACGCGAGGTTGAGGACGAGGCCGACGAGGACGGCCGCCGACAGGTACGAGCAGATCAGGGTCTGCTTGGAGTCGGCCACCGCCGAGGCCGAGCCCAGCTCGGTGCCGGTGCGGCGCTCGGCCAGGCTGAGGAACGGCATGATCGCCAGGCTCGCCGCGGCCAGCACGATCCCGACGGGGGAGTGGTCGGGCTCGCGGACGCCGGTCAGGGCCAGGACCGCGTCGACCGACACGTACGCGGCCAGGCCGAAGAATGACACGGCTATGACGCGCAGCGCGACCCGTTCGCGCTTCTCCGGGTCGGGGGCGGCGAACTGCCACGCGATCGCGGCGGCCGACAGCACCTCCACGATCGAGTCCAGGCCGAAGCCGACCAGGGCGGTCGAGGAGGCGACGGTGCCGGCGGCGATCGCGACGATCGCCTCGATCACGTTGTAGGTGATCGTGACGGCGACGATGATCCTGATGCGTCGCTGCAGCACCGGCCGACGGGCCGACCCGAGGAGGCGCGGCGCGGCTGGCGCGGACGTGCCCGCCGTGGCGGTCACGCGCCGGTCCCGCAGCAGAACGGGACGTCGCAGGCGTCGTCGGCGCACGGCTCTCCGTCGTCGACGGCGAGCACGACGTCGACCAGGGCCGTCAGCGCCTTCGTGAGGTGCGCGTCGGCGATCTCGTACCGCGTCGACCGGCCCTCCGGCACGGCCACGACGATGCCGCAGCCCCGCAGGCAGGCGAGGTGGTTCGAGACGTTCGAGCGCGTGAGCCCGAGCTGGTCGGCCAGGGCGCCGGGGTAGCCGGGCTCGTCGAGGAGCTGCAGCAGGATGCGCGACCTGGTCGGGTCGGCCATGGCGCGTCCCAGGCGGTTCATGACGTCGACACGCGACGGAAGGGTCAGCATGCGCTGACTATACAGCGAGCGCTGACCAGTTTCTCCCAGGGCACGGGCTCACCCCGCGCGCGCGCGACCTGGGGTCACCCGCCCGAGGAGTTGGACCAGACGGCCTTCGCGCCCGAGTCACCGATCCGGACGGTCGTGACGATCCCGCCGATGCTGGTGCCCACGACCAGCACCGTCAGCACGGCACCGACGATCAGGCGCATGTCGTGCCGCAGGGCCGGCCGCGGGCGCTGCGCCTCCGGCGTCAGCACCCAGCGCTGCCACGCCCACTGCCCGCCGGCGACGACGAACACCGCGATGGCCCAGGGCAGCAGGGTGTCGCCCAGCTGCGTGTGGGTCTCGAGCAGGGCGCTGTGGCCGACCCGCTCCTCCAGCGACTCGCCCGACGACGTCGCGAGCGGCACGGCGATCAGCGAGACGAGCGCGACGAGCGGGGTGATGAGGCCCAGCCGTCGACGGAGCGCTGGCCAGAACGCGCCGACGAGCAGCAGCAGCGCCGCCGTGGGGAACGCGACGACCACGACGTGGACGATGAGGGGGTGCACGGGGAGGCCGTTGATCTGCCAGTCCACGGGGTCTTCTTTCTCGAGGGGGCGGGAGTTCGGGGGGAAGAGGGGAGAGGGGGCGGTCAGACGCGCAGCGCGGGTCGCGCCGGTCGTCGCGCCGTGAGCACGACGACGAGGGCCGCGATCGCGGCCAGGAACACCACGCTCGTGACCGTCGACCCGAGGCCGAGCCCGCCGTCGGCGACCGGCTGCGACAGGAAGTCCCCGACGGAGGCGCCGAGCGGCCGGGTGAGGACGTACGCCGCCCAGAAGGCGAGCACCGACCCGACGCCGGCGAACCTGTGGGCCAGGGCGACGACGGCGATGGCCGCCGCGAACAGCAGGGCCGACTGCAGGTAGCCGAGCGCGAGCTGCTCGCCGAGCAGGTCGCCGACCGCGGTGCCGAGCGCGAACGTCATCAGCACGGCGGCCCAGTAGAACGACTCGCGACGCGGGGTCGTCACCTCGTGGATCGACAGGGTGCCGTCGACGCGGTGCCAGACGACGAACACGACGGCCAGCGCGACCGCGAAGACGGCTGTCGAGACCCACAGGCTGACCCCGAGCGAGTCGGTCAGCGTGTCGGTGAGGAGGGTGCCGACGACGCTGATCAGCACGACGGCGAGCCAGTAGATGATGGGCACGTAGGCCCGCGACCGGAACTGCACGACGAGCGCCCCCACGAGCAGGGCCGCCATCACGACGCTCGTCACGGTCAGCCCGAGTCCGAGGCCGTCGGCGAGGAAGTCGGCGAACGTCTCGCCGACGGTGGTGCAGAGCACCTTGATCACCCAGAACGCGAGGGTGATCTCGGGGACCTTGCTGAGCAGGGCCCGGCGTCCGGAGGCCGTGGCCTCGGCGGGGACAGCGCGTGTCGTCATGCCACGACCGTCACGGGTCGCCTCCCAGAAACCGCCCAGACGCCCAGCCGAGGAGGCGCGGGTCGGCCGGCCAGCTCGTCTGGGCGGTTTCTGGGACGGCCGGGCGGAGCCTCGGCGCATGACCGTCCTGCGCCGTCCGCCCTCGTCGGCGCTCCCTCGTGGCCGCACCGCGCCTCCTCTGTTCCCCGCCGTCCGAGCGGTCGTCCACGACCGGGCGTGGGCGGCGTGGGGCGCGACCGGCATCGTCGGCGTCGTCGTCGCGGGGCTGCTGATCACCTCGGGCGCCGGCGGCGTGAGCGAGGTCGACCTCGACCTCGTGCAGCACGCGAGCCGCGCGCACGCACCGGTGCTCGACGGGGCGGCGCTGCTCGTCGACCGGCTGCTCGGCCCCCAGCTCGGCGCGGCCCTCGTGCTGCTGCTGGTCGTGGCGGTGTGGGTCGTGAGCCGTCGCGCGGCGGCGGCCCTGACGGTCCTCGGCGTCGCGGTCGGGCCGTGGGCCGCAGCCGAGCTGGTCAAGCTCGTCGTGCAGCGCGACCGGCCCGACCCCGGGCTGCTCGTCGACCCCCTCATCATCGAGCCGCACTCGTTCTCGTTCCCGAGCGGGCACACTGCCCTCGCGACCGGCCTCGCGCTGGCGGTCGTCCTGCTCGCCCGGGGGCGGCGCGGGGCACCCGTCGTGATCGTGGCGGCGGCGCTCGCCGTGGCCGGCGTCGGGCTGTCGCGCGTGTGGGTCGGCGTGCACTGGCCGAGCGACACGGTCGCCTCGGTCGTGCTCGGCTGCTCGGTGGTGGCGATGCTGCTGCCGCCGTGGCTGCGTCTGGTCGACCAGGTCGAGAAGCGGTCCCGGCCGGCCCACCCCGTCGAGCCCTCGGCGCCGAACTCCTCCCCGACCACCGACCCAGGACGGACCCGCTCATGAGCATCCTCGACCCCCAGACGCTCCTCGCCGGCATGGGCCCGTGGGCCCTCGGCGGCCTCTCGCTGATGATCTTCGTCGAGTCGGGCCTGCTGTTCCCCTTCCTTCCCGGCGACTCGTTGCTCGTCACCGCGGGCCTCCTGCACCAGAGCCTCGGGCTCAGCGTCGCCGTGATCGCCCTCTGTGCTTTCCTCGCGGCGGCGGCCGGCGACCAGGTCGGGTTCTTCCTCGGCCACCGGTTCGGGCGTCGCTGGTTCCGCCCCGACGCCCGCGTGCTCAAGACGGCGCACCTCGAGCAGGCCGAGGCGTTCTTCGAGCGGCACGGCGGCAAGGCGCTCGTGCTCGGCCGGTTCGTGCCCGTCGTCCGCACCTTCGTGCCCCTCGCCGCCGGCACCAGCGGCTACCCGTACCGCAGGTTCGTCGTCTGGAACCTCACCGGCGCGTTCTTCTGGGCCGTCGGCATGACGGTGCTCGGATCGCTGCTCGGTGGCCTACCGTTCGTGGCAGACCACATCGACCTGCTCGCCGTCGGGCTCGTCGTCGTGTCGGTGCTGCCGATCGTGGTCGCGGCCCTGCGGCGTGCGCACGCCGCCCGGGCCTCGAACGACGCCGAGGCGACGACGACCAGAGACGAGGAGGCGGTGGGTGACCGGTCCTGACACGCGCCCGCGCCTCCTGCTGGTCGAGGACGACCCTGGACTCGGGCCCATCGTGGCCGACGTGCTCGGCGAGGCCTGGCAGGTCGACCTCGTGGTGGACGGCCGACGCGGGCTCGACGCCGCCCGAGCTGGTGGGCACGCCGTGCTCGTCGTCGACCGGCGCCTCCCGGGGCTCGAGGGCACCGAGCTCGTCGCGACTCTCCGTCGTGAGCACGTGACGACCCCGGTGCTGATGCTGACCGCGCTCGGCACGACCGCCGACCGCGTCGCGGGGCTGGACGGCGGGGCCGACGACTATCTCGTCAAGCCGTTCGAGTTCGACGAGCTGTTCGCCCGGCTGCGGGCCCTGACGCGGTCGTTCGCCGCCGAGGAGCGCTGGCTCGACGTGGGCGAGGCACGCCTCTACCCCGAGAGCCGCATCGTCGTCACGCCCTGGTCGAGTCGCGTCGTGCTGAGCGAACGCGAGAGCGCACTGCTCGCCGAGCTCGCGCGGCGCCCCGACCACACCTTCGACCGGGCGGACCTGCTCTCCCGCGTGTTCCCGCACGGCGAGCAGCTCGGCACCGTCGACACCTACGTCAGCTACCTGCGCCGCAAGATCGACCGCGACGTCGTGCTGACCGTGCGCGGGCGCGGGTACCGGGTGGGGGCGCTGTGAGCGGGCTGCGAGGTCGCGGGCGAGGTCACGGGCGAGGTCGCGCTGCGGCCCAGGCCCTTCCCGATCCCGTTCGTGCGGCCGACCCCGAGGCTGCGGCGCTGCAGGCCGCCGCCCGGTCGATCGGCCGGCAGATCGTGCTCGTCTCCGGCCTCGTCGTCGTCGGCGCCCTCGCGCTGACGATCGCGTGGGTGCTGCACCAGACCGTCCCGCAGGAGCGTCTCGAGCAGGTCGCCGCCGCCGGCCAGGGCGAGGTCTTCGTCTCGGCCACGGACGTCGTCGCCGGCCTTGTCGTGCTCGGCGTGGCGGGCGTCGTCTTCGCCGGGCTCGTGACGGTCGTCATCGCCCGGCGTGCCGTCCGGCCGCTCGGCGAGGCCCTGCGGCTGCAGCGCCAGTTCGTCGCGGACGCGAGCCACGAGCTGCGGACGCCCCTGGCCGTGCTGGACGCCCGCCTCCAGGCGCTGCAGCGCAAGATCGCCGGAGGCGCGGCGACCGCCGACGAGAACGTCACCGCCGATCTCGCGAGGCTCCGCGACGACTCCAGGGCCCTGGTCGACATCGTCGGCGACCTGCTCGAGGCGGCGGGGAGCGACCCTGCCGGGGGAGCGACCGAGCAGGGGTCCGCACCGCTCGACGACACGGTCGCTGACGTCCTGCGGTCGATGTCGGTGCTCGCGGAGGAGGGCGGGGTCGCGCTCGTGCAGGACGCGGTCGCCGGGGTCGCTGCTCGGGTGCGCGTGCCGCCCGCGAGCCTCCGCCGGGTCGTGCTGGCCCTCGTCGACAACGCCCTCGGCCACGCGCCGCGGGGATCCACGATCACCGTGTCGACCCAGGTGCGGGCCGGCTCGGTCGTGCTGACGGTCACCGATCAGGGACCGGGGATCACCGGCATCGACCCGACGCGCGTCTTCGACAGGTTCGCGCGGTCGGAGTCGGCGCCGACTGGTCCGACTTCGTCGTCTGTCCCGACTGCTCCGGCTGGCGGAGGGCAGACCAGCCGCCCCAGCTTCGGCATCGGCCTCGCGCTCGTCCGCGAGATCGCCCTGCGGCACGGCGGCAGCGTCCGCGTGGCCTCGTCCTCGGCAGCAGGGACGACGCTCGAGCTGACGCTGCCCCTCGCGGACGTCGTCGGCTGACGAACGCGGGCCCCGCGGACGGGTACGCGCACCGCGCCTCCTTCGCGGCGGTGTCGCGTCGTGTTCCAAGCGTCCCGTCTTGCCGTCGCGCGACGGGACGCTCGGAACGTGATGCGGCACGCGCCCGGCACGCAACCCCTGGCGCCGGGGATCGCCGTCACTTGCTGTCGACGCGGCCGATCGGCTCGGCACCGGCCCCGAAGGCGTCGCGGGCTGCCGCCCAGCTGCCGTCGTCGACGTGCAGCGCGGTGCGGAGCCACGCGGTGGTGAGGCGCTGGACGACGGCGACCCGCTCGGGGCTCTCGTCGGTGGTCTCGGCGACCTCGTGGCCGACGATCCCGCCCAGGGAGTGCTCCGCGCCGTGCAGCGTCAGCAGGTCGCTCGTGCCGGGGCTCTGCACGTAGGCGTCCGTGAACCAGTCGGGCCCGCGACGGGACATCCTCGACTGGTCGTGGTCGCCGGCCACGACCAACGTCGGTGTCGTCAGCTCGGCGAAGGAGGGGCGCATGAAGGGGAAGTTCGCCTGGGCGAACGGGGCCAGGTCGTCGCCGGCGAGACCGGTGGCGGCCAGCAGGACGCCCGCGGTGACGCGAGCGTCGGACCTGTCCGGGCCGACGCCTCCTTCGTCGTCCAGGATGCGCGCGCCGAGCAGCGACTGTGCCGTCTGCCCGCCCCAGGAGTGACCGGCCACAGCGACGCGGCTGCGGTCGACGCGGCCGGCGAGGCCCGGGACGGCAGCCTCGACGGTGTCGAGCTGGTCGAGGACGCGCGTCAGGTCCGAGATCCGCTCGGTCCAGATCGTGGGGAAGACGGGGTGGTCGGGGCCGAACCCGTTCCGGCGGGAGTCCAGGTGCGTGGGCTGGACGACGACGAAGCCGTGCGACGCCCAGAACGCCGTCAGGGGTGCGTAGCCGTCGAGGTCCCACCCGTTGCCGTGCGAGAACACGATCACGGGCAGGTCCGTCCCGGTCGCGGGCGCGGACACGCGCACCTCCAGCGGGACGGGGCGGCCGGGGGCCGACAGCGCGACGGGGGCGACGGACACGACGGGGCTCGCCGCCCCGACGACGCTGTCGAGAGCAGTGGTGGTGGATGAGGGCATGGTGCTTCCTTCCTGGGAGCGTGCTCTGCGACACTGGGTATCGGAGCGATGCTCCGCAACGTTACGGAACATTGTTCCGTTAAGCAAGGGCGCGACCCGTGATGCGAAGGAGGCGGCATGACCGACCCGCAGGACGACGATGGATCCGCCGTGC from Frigoribacterium sp. PvP032 includes these protein-coding regions:
- a CDS encoding VOC family protein, whose amino-acid sequence is MASPLVSDIAHSGLTVADLDDALVMWCSGLGFVLERTFTLDGEVTAATTGVRGSVIRAATVTLGPHRVELLQYDPPRLLESAGSPAHVGTVHIALTVSDLDRVLELCAGHGWRPVGTPHLMTGGARAGTRIIYLEGARGGFLELIAPPQLP
- a CDS encoding GNAT family N-acetyltransferase, whose protein sequence is MTITSSPWGHPQPERSQIHLDVVPEGVLHGLATGESASLPVQHVSPYLAGPDCVGLWRMRSQQIRERPGDAAWITRLIVDPRVTVPVGLAGFHGAPDAAGMVEVGYRVDPGFRRRGYARESLETLLAVARRHPDVRTVRATISPDNAASLELVDSYGFVENGEQWDEEDGLEIIFETPA
- a CDS encoding GNAT family N-acetyltransferase; amino-acid sequence: MISDLSLPVVLSARGADVLVRRAEPGDLHAVMRLLADDPVSAGRGDVASGEDEGAYSSALSRILDDAGNDLVVAVDADREVVGTLQLTVIPGMARRGSTRLLVEAVRVDSTRRSSGIGGALMRWVVEEAAPELRAPLVQLTSDAARTDAHRFYLRLGFVDSHVGFKYAVTLPGS
- a CDS encoding alpha/beta fold hydrolase codes for the protein MVAVHHRTVSVDGLDVFYREAGPVDAPVLLLLHGYPSSSHMFRHLIPALADRYRVVAPDHIGFGRSSAPSADEFEYTFAALAEVTARFLATLGIERYTVYVQDYGAPIGWRLALADPSAVTGVISQNGNAYEEGFVPSFWDGIWADAAERTDETRDALRPALGREAVEWQYTHGVPAPSTVDPDAWEHDLALLARPGQGDVQLDLFRDYATNRELYPAVHDWLRTSGVPVLAVWGRNDEIFAAAGARAFERDAPGARVELVDGGHFLLESHLDEVVDTIRAWLADQR
- a CDS encoding CGNR zinc finger domain-containing protein; protein product: MLTDEELLLAVLNSAPVVDGRPTDDLAGASGRELAVSWGGVGTADEVAQLRRARGALQAVIRGTRAGAGAEAETGSPAVDELAAVVEGAVRTPQVTHDGVRWELQAADDDRLATAAVLAWSSVLADFPGRLRACANDECNLFLVDHSRPGTAKWCSMATCGNRMKARSHASRARN
- a CDS encoding NAD-dependent epimerase/dehydratase family protein, whose translation is MSALTVLFIGGTGIISSAAAARAVELGHDLTVLNRGSSSTRPTPPGVEVLTGDVSDPASIRRALGDRSFDVVVDFVAFTPDQVQADIDLFTGRAGQYVFISSASAYQKPVAALPIRESSPLRNPFWQYSRDKIACEDLLVGAYRETGFPVTIVRPSHTYDRTSIPVTGGWTVVDRMRRGREVVVPGDGTSLWTLTHHTDFARAFVGLLGLPAAVGDVFHITSDEALPWNQIYTTLAAAAGVDDPALVHVASESVAAVEPEWGPGLLGDKAHSVVFDNAKVKAFVPGWQATTSWATGARELVEWYDGDASRREVDPATEAAFERLLAGARAFGS
- a CDS encoding cation transporter, with translation MTATAGTSAPAAPRLLGSARRPVLQRRIRIIVAVTITYNVIEAIVAIAAGTVASSTALVGFGLDSIVEVLSAAAIAWQFAAPDPEKRERVALRVIAVSFFGLAAYVSVDAVLALTGVREPDHSPVGIVLAAASLAIMPFLSLAERRTGTELGSASAVADSKQTLICSYLSAAVLVGLVLNLAFGWTWADPVAGLVIVVFAVREGLEAWRGDSCTTPVSALTGERQVEACDCC
- a CDS encoding helix-turn-helix transcriptional regulator, coding for MLTLPSRVDVMNRLGRAMADPTRSRILLQLLDEPGYPGALADQLGLTRSNVSNHLACLRGCGIVVAVPEGRSTRYEIADAHLTKALTALVDVVLAVDDGEPCADDACDVPFCCGTGA
- a CDS encoding DUF2231 domain-containing protein, with the translated sequence MDWQINGLPVHPLIVHVVVVAFPTAALLLLVGAFWPALRRRLGLITPLVALVSLIAVPLATSSGESLEERVGHSALLETHTQLGDTLLPWAIAVFVVAGGQWAWQRWVLTPEAQRPRPALRHDMRLIVGAVLTVLVVGTSIGGIVTTVRIGDSGAKAVWSNSSGG
- a CDS encoding phosphatase PAP2 family protein yields the protein MTVLRRPPSSALPRGRTAPPLFPAVRAVVHDRAWAAWGATGIVGVVVAGLLITSGAGGVSEVDLDLVQHASRAHAPVLDGAALLVDRLLGPQLGAALVLLLVVAVWVVSRRAAAALTVLGVAVGPWAAAELVKLVVQRDRPDPGLLVDPLIIEPHSFSFPSGHTALATGLALAVVLLARGRRGAPVVIVAAALAVAGVGLSRVWVGVHWPSDTVASVVLGCSVVAMLLPPWLRLVDQVEKRSRPAHPVEPSAPNSSPTTDPGRTRS
- a CDS encoding DedA family protein — translated: MSILDPQTLLAGMGPWALGGLSLMIFVESGLLFPFLPGDSLLVTAGLLHQSLGLSVAVIALCAFLAAAAGDQVGFFLGHRFGRRWFRPDARVLKTAHLEQAEAFFERHGGKALVLGRFVPVVRTFVPLAAGTSGYPYRRFVVWNLTGAFFWAVGMTVLGSLLGGLPFVADHIDLLAVGLVVVSVLPIVVAALRRAHAARASNDAEATTTRDEEAVGDRS
- a CDS encoding response regulator transcription factor; translation: MTGPDTRPRLLLVEDDPGLGPIVADVLGEAWQVDLVVDGRRGLDAARAGGHAVLVVDRRLPGLEGTELVATLRREHVTTPVLMLTALGTTADRVAGLDGGADDYLVKPFEFDELFARLRALTRSFAAEERWLDVGEARLYPESRIVVTPWSSRVVLSERESALLAELARRPDHTFDRADLLSRVFPHGEQLGTVDTYVSYLRRKIDRDVVLTVRGRGYRVGAL
- a CDS encoding HAMP domain-containing sensor histidine kinase; protein product: MSGLRGRGRGHGRGRAAAQALPDPVRAADPEAAALQAAARSIGRQIVLVSGLVVVGALALTIAWVLHQTVPQERLEQVAAAGQGEVFVSATDVVAGLVVLGVAGVVFAGLVTVVIARRAVRPLGEALRLQRQFVADASHELRTPLAVLDARLQALQRKIAGGAATADENVTADLARLRDDSRALVDIVGDLLEAAGSDPAGGATEQGSAPLDDTVADVLRSMSVLAEEGGVALVQDAVAGVAARVRVPPASLRRVVLALVDNALGHAPRGSTITVSTQVRAGSVVLTVTDQGPGITGIDPTRVFDRFARSESAPTGPTSSSVPTAPAGGGQTSRPSFGIGLALVREIALRHGGSVRVASSSAAGTTLELTLPLADVVG
- a CDS encoding chlorophyllase, with the translated sequence MPSSTTTALDSVVGAASPVVSVAPVALSAPGRPVPLEVRVSAPATGTDLPVIVFSHGNGWDLDGYAPLTAFWASHGFVVVQPTHLDSRRNGFGPDHPVFPTIWTERISDLTRVLDQLDTVEAAVPGLAGRVDRSRVAVAGHSWGGQTAQSLLGARILDDEGGVGPDRSDARVTAGVLLAATGLAGDDLAPFAQANFPFMRPSFAELTTPTLVVAGDHDQSRMSRRGPDWFTDAYVQSPGTSDLLTLHGAEHSLGGIVGHEVAETTDESPERVAVVQRLTTAWLRTALHVDDGSWAAARDAFGAGAEPIGRVDSK